The sequence below is a genomic window from Streptosporangium lutulentum.
TCGGCGTTTGTCATTCCACTGTTCCGTGGAGCGTTATGAGCTATCCACCCGTAGTCCTTCCTCGCCTCGCGGTCCTGGCTCGGCAAGCGGTGCCCAAGCTCCTGGAGGGCGTGGTCGCCCCCCTCGCCGTCTTCTACGCCGCGCTGGCCCTCCTGGGCGAGCACGGCGCGCTGATCACCGCGGTGAGCTGGGTGTACGCGGGGGTGGGCTGGCGACTGGTCCGGCGGATCCCCGTGCCCGGGACGATGGTCCTCGCCGCGATCGCGATCACCGTGCGGGCGCTGCTGGGCTTCTGGAGCGGGAGCATGAAGTTCTTCCTCCTCCAGCCCGAGCTCGGGACGATCTGCATCAGTATGGTCTTCCTCGCCTCGGTGCGACTGAACCGCCCTCTGGTGCAGAAACTGACCCTCGATTACATCCACCTGCCCTCGGCGGTGCTGAAGCACGAGCGGGTTCGCCGCTTCTTCGCCCGGATCACCCTGCTGTGGGCCTTCGTGCTGCTGACCAACTCCGCGGTGAGCATCTGGCTCCTGGTCCACCAGTCGGTCGGCACCTACCTGCTGGTCCGCACCGCGGCCGTGGCCGTGATCACCGGCTTGGCGGTGGCCGTCTCCGTCTACGCCTTCCGCCGCGTGCTGCACCGCCTGCACCACGAGCCGGTCCCCGCCGCCCTCACCGCCGGGCCCTCCTGACCGCCGGAACCGCGAGGAGCGGGATGCGCGACATGAACGAGATCGTGGGAAGCCACGATCTGCTGCTGGTGACCCTCGACACCCTCCGCTACGACGTGGCGGAGGAGTCGCTGGCGGCCGGGCGGCTGCCCACCCTGGCGCGGGCCCTGCCGGGCGGACGGTGGGAGCGGCGGCACAGCCCGGGAAGCTTCACCTACGCCGCGCACGCCGCGATCCTGGCGGGGTTCCTGCCGACGCCGGTCACGCCCGGACCTCACCCCCGGCTGTTCGCCGCCGCGTTCCACGGGAGCGAGACGACCGCCTCTCACACGTGGACGTTCGAGGCGCCCAACCTGCCGGAGGGGCTGGCCGAGGCCGGGTATCACACGATCTGCGTCGGAGGGGTGGGGTTCTTCAACAAACGGACCCCGCTCGGGCGCACGCTGCCGGGGATGTTCGCCGAGAGCCACTGGGAGCAGGAGTTCGGGGTCACCTCGCCGACCTCGTTCGAGGCGCAGGTCGAGTGCGCCGAGCGGGCGGTCGCGAGGGCGGACGGGCCGGTGTTCCTGTTCGTCAACGTCTCGGCCCTGCATCAGCCCAACTGGTTCCACCTGCCGGAGGGCGCCGGCGAGCGTCGCGACGGCAGGGCCGGCCACGCCGCCGCGCTGGAGTACGTGGACCGGCACCTCGGCAGGCTGTTCGCCGCCGTGAGCGCCCGGCGGCCGGGATTCGCGATCGTCTGCTCCGACCACGGCACCGCCTACGGGGAAGACGGGTACGTCGGGCATCGCCTCGGTCACGAGATCGTCTGGACCGTGCCGTACGGAGAGTTCACGATCCGCCGGGGAGAGTGGCGGTGACCGAAGCGGCGAGGCCGCTTAGGAGCGGACCCGCTCGGTCAGGGCGAAGGCGCCGGTGAGACCGGCGACGAGCCCGGTGAGCAGGGTGAACAGGCTCACCAGGTTGACCACGCCCAGGCTGCCGGGGCCGCCGGGGTTGAGGCCGTTCGGGGTCAGGACGACGAGCATCGTCCACATCGACCATCCGAACATGGCGCCCGACCCGATCCAGGCCAGCGTCACCGGCGCCCAGGGCGATCTGCCGGAGCGACGGCCGACGACGATCGTCAGGCCCGCCGCCGCCGCGATCGCCACCGCCGCGTTCACCCCGTTCCCCAGGTAGAAGGTGAAGGAACGCCCCGCGACCACATCCGCCGGCAGGCCGAGGGGAGAGCCGAGGAGCCAGCTCAGATTCAGGATCGCCAGGATCCCGGCGACCACCGCGACCCCCCGTGCCACGAAGACCTGCAGCTCCCGCGTCGGGCTCGGCGGAACGTCGCCGACCCGCGCGAACACCCGCGGCCAGCGGTGCCGGGCGTGGTGGACGAACGCGACCGTGAGCCCGAGACCCTGGCAGACGAACCCCGTGTAGACCACCAGATAGACCCATCCGGCCACCAGGTTTCCCGGGACGACCGAGTCGCCGCCGAGCACCGCGACCAGGGCGGCCGGCGGGGCCTGGATCGAGATGGGGATCAGCAGTCCCGTGGCGACCCACGTCGGCAGGAGGATCAGCCCGGCCGGGATCCGGCGGCCCCAGGGCCTGACCAGGGCCAGCGCGACCAGCAACGCCACCAGGTCCATGAGGAAGGTGAGGAGGTTGAGGGCGAAGAAGCCGCCGTCCTCGATCACGGCCGGGTTCTCGACCCCCAGGCTGCCGCCGGCCAGCCAGGTGATCTTGAGGAGGAGGTAGGGGAGCACGCCCAGGATGACAACCGCGACGGCCGCCAGCTGAAGCGTTCCCGCCCGCGTGCCGTCTTTCGCATCGGTCATGTGATCTACGCATACCACCTCCCCTGCCCCGGCCGCCGGGTTCCGCCGGACCGATTTCCCGCGCGGAGGAAACCGATCCGTGTTCCGGCTCGAAGGGAGGGCAGGGAGGTTTTCATGGTCATCGCACGACAACCGAAACGCTGGGCGGGACTTCCGGTCTTCGCTGTGGCACTCGCGCTGGTGGCGGGCGTGGGGTCGCTGGCGGCGATCGACGCCGGCGGCGAGTACCTGTCGCTGGAGCGCCCCTCCTGGGCGCCGCCGCAGTGGCTGTTCGGCCCCGCCTGGACAGTGCTCTACGTCATGATCGCGATTTCCGGCTGGCTCGCCTGGTCGGCGCGCGGCTGGACCCCCGCGCTCGGCGTCTACGCGGCCCAGCTGGTCCTCAACGCGGCGTGGACACCGCTGTTCTTCGGCGCGGGGCTGTACGGCCTGGCGGTCGCCGAGATCGTGGTGCTCTGGCTCGCGATCGTGGTCACCATCGTGATGTTCCGGCGGATCAACCGCCTGGCCGCCTGGCTTCTGGTGCCCTACCTGCTCTGGGTCACCTACGCGGCGTCACTGAACGTCGCCATCTGGCGGCTCAACTGAGTCCAGGAGTCCCGCCTCGTGGGCGAGGATCGCGATCTGGACCCGGTTGCGTGCCCCCAGCCGGGCCAGGATCGCGCTGACGTGGGCTTTCACCGTGCCCTCGACCAGGTGCAGGCGACGGGCGATCTGCCCGTTGGACAGCCCGGCCCCGACCAGCGCCAGCACGTCGCGCTCCCGGGGAGTGAGCGTGCCGACCTGCTCGCGGGCCGCCGCGGCGCGGGTCATCCGGCCGCCGTTGAGCTCGCTGATGACCCGCTGCGCCACGCGTGGTGAGAGATAGGCCGCCCCGCTCGCGACCGCGTGGATCCCGGCCAGCAACTCGCGCGGGTCTCCCGACTTGAGCAGGAACCCGCCGGCGCCCTCGCCGAGCGCGCGGGCGATGTAGTCGTCCTCGCCGAAGGTGGTCAGCATCACCACGGCGGTCTCCGGGGCGACCCTGCGCAGCTCGACGAGGGCGGCGAGCCCGTCCAGCCTGGGCATCCGGATGTCGAGCAGGACGACGTCGGGGCGGTGGCCGAGGGTCAGGTCGATCGCCTGCCGCCCGTCACCGGCCTCGGCGACCACCTCGATCTCCGGATCGGAGGCCAGGATGGCCCGCACCCCCGCCCGGATCATGGTCTCGTCGTCTGCCAGCAGCACCCGGATCATCGCACTCCGTCCTTGTGGGGGAAACGCGCGACGACCAGGAAGCCGCCGTCCCGCGGGCCCGATTCGAAGGTCCCGCCCGCGAGCCGTACCCGCTCGCGCAGTCCTATCAGGCCCAGCCCGCCTCCGCGCGAGCGTCCGGGCGCCGCCTCGGACGCCCCGCTGGTCACGGTCACGGTGACCTCCGTGGAATCCTTGCGCACCTCGACCGTCACCGGAGCGCCGGGGGCGTGTTTGGTGGCGTTGGTCAGCGCCTCCTGGACGACCCGGTGGGCCGTACGGTCCCGCAGCGACTCCTCGCCTCGCAGCTCCACCCGCATACCCGATTCCCTCGCCCGTTCGACGATCTCGGCGACGCTCTCCTCTGTCGGGGCCAGCGGCGCGGGATCGCCCTCGCGGAGCACGCCGATGACCTGGCGGAGGCGCTCGGTGGTGTCGGCGGCGGCCTCGCGAAGCTCTCCGGCGGCCCTTCGGCGAGGTCGGGCGCCACCTCCAGGGCGGCGGCGCGCAGCGCGATGAGCGCGAGGTCGTGGCCGAGGGAGTCGTGCATGTCCTGGGCGATGCGGTTGCGCTCGCGGAGCCGCGCCTGGTCGGTGACCAGGCGCCGCTCACGGACGCGTTGTTCGGTGCGCTGCCGGCGCAGCCGGCCGACCCCCCAGGGCAGTACGGCCGACAGCAGGACGCCGGACAGGACCGGGATCCAGAACTGCGAGGTCGCGGGGTCCGGCGCGGGACCGCAGGAGGTGACGAGGGTCAGGGTCGTGCCCAGACCCAGGATCGCGGTGAACGCCGTCGCCGCGGGCCGCGGGTCGGCCATCCGGCGACCGGCCCGGTAGGCGAGCACGACGATCGCGAGGGTGAAGCCGTTCAGCGGCCCCACCTTGATCTGGCCGTCGATCCCCCAGAGCTCGGTGGTGGCCAGGCCGTCGCCGACGTTCCACGCCCCTATCGCCAGGACGAGCAGCAGGGCCGCCAGCGGAGCCCTCCGGCTGACGAGCACGGCGAGGCTCAGCACGGTCGTCCCGGCGACGATCGTCCACGTCTGGATCCAGCCGGTGGCCGGCTCCCACCACGAGGGAACACCCGGGGCCACGATCACCAGCAGGCACAGCACGACCCAGAGCAGCAGGTCGTGGAGAGCCTCTCGCCGGCTCGACCGCCGGATCCACCTCATCACCCCTGGGACGTTACAAGGCCGCCCCGCGGTGCGGCTCCCCCCGTAGGTAGCGGGCCTCCCCTGACGAAAGTGGGGGGGTGGGGGCGACCTTTCGTGCGATGTGGCGTGTCTCGCCCTCTTCCTAGGGTCGATGAGACCGATCCCCCGACGACCTTGGGGAACGGCGATCCCCTGGCGAACTCGTAAGCACGACATTCCCGGCGACCTCAAGGGCATGACGGCCCCCGAGAGCCCCGGGGCCGCGGCGACCCCTGAGCGAACTCAGGGGTGCGGCGGGCGAACACCGGGGTCCTCCCGGATGTCACGAGATCGCCGGGTCGGCAGCGTGCCGTGTGGATCCCCCTTCCTGACTGGAGCATGCCCGTGACCCAGACCATCCTTGACACCCTGCACGACGTGATGAGCTCCCCCTGGATCTATCTCGCCCTCTTCGCGCTGGCGCTGCTCGACGGGTTCTTCCCCGTGGTCCCCGCCGAGACCTCCGTCATCACGGCGGGTGTGTTCGCCGCCGCCACCGGCGCGCCCAACCTCGCACTGGTGATCGCGGTGGCCGCCCTGGGCGCGTTCGCCGGTGACCACGTCTCCTACGCCATCGGGCGCACCACCAACGACCGGCTACGCAACGGCAGACGCAGTGGCAAGGCGTTCGGCTGGGCGGAGCGGGCGCTGGCCGAGCGCGGCGGACTCGTCCTGGTGGTGGCCCGCTACATCCCCGGCGGCCGGACCGCCTGCACCCTCACCATGGGCGCGGTCGCCTACCCCCGGCGCTCGTTCGCCCTCTTCGACGCCGTCGCCGCCGTGTCCTGGGCCGTCTACTCGGGGGCGATCGGTTACGTGGGCGGCGCCGCCTTCGAGAACGACCCGTTCAAGGGCCTGCTGCTCGGCCTGGGCATCGCCCTGACCGTCACCGCGATCGTCGAGGTCGTCCGTTACGCACGGCACCGCCGTGCCGCCCGGAGGCTTGAGCCGATCCCGGCCGCCTCGAACGACTGACCGCCGGGACCCGGCCGCGCGGGCCACATCGAACGACCCGTGCTCACGGCTCGGAGGCTCACGCTCGCGCCCAGATCAGCGTGTGCCACTTGCCGTCCTCCTCGGCGGCCAGGACGAGCCGGTCGTCGTCGAAGTTCAGCTCGCGAATCTGGGTGGTGCCGACGAAGGCCGGATTGAGGGCTATCTCGACGTCGTGGGCCACGTGGCCGGCTCGGAGCTCGTAGCGCCCCGCGTAGGAGAAGAAGGACGTGAACGCCTCGGCCCGCGCTTCGGCCGACGCCTGCCGGGGACTGCCCGCGGGGAGCGGGGCGCGCCCGGACCGCGCGATGGTCGCGCTCATGTGGCCGTCGGGCGTGTAGCAGAGCAGACCTACCGCGTCCGTGCCGAAGGGGTGCGAGACCCGCCCGTCCGCACGGACGATCCGCCATTCGACCAGCCGCCAGGCTCCGACCAGATCCATGCCCGCGAAACTACGATAAGCGAAGCCAGCGGGTCAACAGCCCCGACCCGAATCTCAGGGAATTTCCCCCGAAGTCAGGGAGAACCCCGATGGCTTGAGTACCCCTTGCCACGGGACGCTGCCATTAGTCCCCCGAAAGACCACATTCGGACGCCTCAGCGAGGCGCTTCGGACATCTCGCCGTGTCTTCATCTGCTTGAGAGGAGTGCGCATGACTGTGTCGGCGGTCGGCCTGGCATTGCTGGGATCGCTGTTCTTCGCATTCGGCGCCGCGCTGCAACAGTTCGAGGCGGCGAGTACGACCCATGCCGGCCTTCGTCATCTGATCAGGCGCCCCCGATGGC
It includes:
- a CDS encoding DedA family protein, producing MPVTQTILDTLHDVMSSPWIYLALFALALLDGFFPVVPAETSVITAGVFAAATGAPNLALVIAVAALGAFAGDHVSYAIGRTTNDRLRNGRRSGKAFGWAERALAERGGLVLVVARYIPGGRTACTLTMGAVAYPRRSFALFDAVAAVSWAVYSGAIGYVGGAAFENDPFKGLLLGLGIALTVTAIVEVVRYARHRRAARRLEPIPAASND
- a CDS encoding ATP-binding protein; translation: MRVELRGEESLRDRTAHRVVQEALTNATKHAPGAPVTVEVRKDSTEVTVTVTSGASEAAPGRSRGGGLGLIGLRERVRLAGGTFESGPRDGGFLVVARFPHKDGVR
- a CDS encoding STM4013/SEN3800 family hydrolase, translating into MRDMNEIVGSHDLLLVTLDTLRYDVAEESLAAGRLPTLARALPGGRWERRHSPGSFTYAAHAAILAGFLPTPVTPGPHPRLFAAAFHGSETTASHTWTFEAPNLPEGLAEAGYHTICVGGVGFFNKRTPLGRTLPGMFAESHWEQEFGVTSPTSFEAQVECAERAVARADGPVFLFVNVSALHQPNWFHLPEGAGERRDGRAGHAAALEYVDRHLGRLFAAVSARRPGFAIVCSDHGTAYGEDGYVGHRLGHEIVWTVPYGEFTIRRGEWR
- a CDS encoding lipocalin-like domain-containing protein → MDLVGAWRLVEWRIVRADGRVSHPFGTDAVGLLCYTPDGHMSATIARSGRAPLPAGSPRQASAEARAEAFTSFFSYAGRYELRAGHVAHDVEIALNPAFVGTTQIRELNFDDDRLVLAAEEDGKWHTLIWARA
- a CDS encoding response regulator, which encodes MIRVLLADDETMIRAGVRAILASDPEIEVVAEAGDGRQAIDLTLGHRPDVVLLDIRMPRLDGLAALVELRRVAPETAVVMLTTFGEDDYIARALGEGAGGFLLKSGDPRELLAGIHAVASGAAYLSPRVAQRVISELNGGRMTRAAAAREQVGTLTPRERDVLALVGAGLSNGQIARRLHLVEGTVKAHVSAILARLGARNRVQIAILAHEAGLLDSVEPPDGDVQ
- a CDS encoding histidine kinase; this translates as MRWIRRSSRREALHDLLLWVVLCLLVIVAPGVPSWWEPATGWIQTWTIVAGTTVLSLAVLVSRRAPLAALLLVLAIGAWNVGDGLATTELWGIDGQIKVGPLNGFTLAIVVLAYRAGRRMADPRPAATAFTAILGLGTTLTLVTSCGPAPDPATSQFWIPVLSGVLLSAVLPWGVGRLRRQRTEQRVRERRLVTDQARLRERNRIAQDMHDSLGHDLALIALRAAALEVAPDLAEGPPESFARPPPTPPSASARSSACSARAIPRRWPRQRRASPRSSNGRGNRVCGWSCEARSRCGTVRPTGSSRRR
- a CDS encoding TspO/MBR family protein gives rise to the protein MVIARQPKRWAGLPVFAVALALVAGVGSLAAIDAGGEYLSLERPSWAPPQWLFGPAWTVLYVMIAISGWLAWSARGWTPALGVYAAQLVLNAAWTPLFFGAGLYGLAVAEIVVLWLAIVVTIVMFRRINRLAAWLLVPYLLWVTYAASLNVAIWRLN
- a CDS encoding VC0807 family protein, with the protein product MSYPPVVLPRLAVLARQAVPKLLEGVVAPLAVFYAALALLGEHGALITAVSWVYAGVGWRLVRRIPVPGTMVLAAIAITVRALLGFWSGSMKFFLLQPELGTICISMVFLASVRLNRPLVQKLTLDYIHLPSAVLKHERVRRFFARITLLWAFVLLTNSAVSIWLLVHQSVGTYLLVRTAAVAVITGLAVAVSVYAFRRVLHRLHHEPVPAALTAGPS